GGATATCTTCCGTGATTTCGGGGGTATTAGAACAGTCCCGATTTCTTTGCTCCCATGAATTTTTCTTTCGTAAACCGAACTCGCCTTTTTCCTTCCCTACGACATCGAATAAAATCATGCTTCTGGAGTAAAAAACCTCATCTTGCTAGAAAACCTAAATTAAATCACTCACAAGACTACTGAACTCTGTTCCTTCATGGATAAGTATGATGTGGACATTGTCTTGGTGCAAGAAACAAAGCTCTTATCTAAAAATCGTCTGCCAGATCCGGCGAGACAGACCAAACTCTGTAAATGGCGGCGGCCTTTTAACCCTTTTCAGAAAATCAATCTTTTTAACTAACTGTACATCTCAAGCCTACTCGCTAATTGATAATGACCCAGTGATTGAGCTGACAACTATAACGGTCTCTAAAGTCTCAAGCGCATTGCTACACCAATCCTCACACAATCATTATCAAGAAAAGTTCCAGACTGGGAGGTAGGAAGGGCATTAACCCACGCACCACTTTCAGGTCTAGCAGCAGCACCAAAACAAGCGAGGCGGTGCTGATCCAATGTAGGTCTGATTGCCTCCATTTTAGCTTTGCCGGAGATATCATCCAATTCACATTGGCTTGAAATTTTAGATGGAATGGCCAATCCAGATCCCTTTCAAAGTTCACAAGCTCTAGAAAAAACCCAGTCCTCTTCCAATCCGCAAGAGTAACGTAGGTTTTGGGTGATGAGAACGTGGGAACTGACGCGTgaggagagaaagacagggagagcTATGTCCAGTGGCGAACGTAGTCCAACTCCACCAAGGCGTAGAGCTAACTTGCAAAAAGTCCATCCAGCGTCATCAAAGCACATGTTTAGAATTTTTTCAGCGGCAAACTTCGAAGAAGTATCGAGCGATTAAAGCATTTCAAATTGTATTGAGCAGTTTGATATTCGCAGAAAGTATAGAATTCTTGCCAGTATAAGGCttactctgagcatgaaaaatcCGTAGTGAGTATCAAGCAGCATGAGTTTATTTGTAAAATCAGTGACCTAATTGGATTTCTCAGATAGCGACCTCTTGAGTTGGATTTGGCCCATGGGCGTGGGGAGGAATAGAACATCTTCAATGGGTGTGGTTGTCCGCCCCAGAGGCAAAGTTTCAGTTTGTTTAGTGCGAAACCGAATTTTCGGGCAAACAAGAGATATTTATATGCTCACACATGCTGACGTTTACTTTTAGTCCGATTTCACGAAGGGTGGGAATTATGTCGGAAATATCCTCAATCACAGTATCAGCGGATCCCCCGATGATTGCATCATCGAGATACCACAGGTTAAAAGTCAAATCGGCTTTGCAACGGCAGAGTCAATACCAAAGGCGAACAGCAGTGGACCGATAAGGTCGCCCTGCTGAACTCTTGTGCACAATTTAATGATTTCATCTCCAAAAAGAAGAGAGCTGTTTGATCCATATGCCAAGTGAACCAAGATGATAATATTGGGGGTTCTTTCTAAGCAGGCTTCGAAAATCACATCTCTCCTCAGGCTATTGAATGCATTTTTAATGCGTACCAGAAGTTTATTAATCGAAACAAACAGaaagttttttttctgttgttaatgAAACAAATTAAGTTAGAAATGAACAAAAGGAAATCACCGAAGGGGCCAAAGCACGCGCCCTCCTGCGGTAAGTACCGCATGTGTGTTGCCACGGAGAATGGCGATGAATATCCTCTGCAATAGCCACGAAACCTCGCGTGGCTCTTTCGTCCTATGGGCCAATTTTCTCCCGATGTCGCTGATAAAGGCCGAGGTTAGATGCCCGATGACCCTCGATGTCTCCAGTGCGATTGGTGCAAATATAAAGCGGCGTCCGAGTTCttggtatttttttgttttggccGTATCAGCCTTTTCTGCAGCGGACCCGGGGGAAGTGGCAGATGACATGATTGTCGATGGAGAGAATGAATCGATTCACGTAGACGAGACACTTGCCGTCTCCACGGTCCAATCCGACAGGCTCAAGTGTTGACGGAAAGCCCGCAGCctttagagaaaataaaaaatttaacaataaactcaacaaattttaaattaacaaaagtATACAGTAACACAAGAACAAAAGTAAACAATTAATGCCTTCTTTgttcatgtttatttttaatgattttgtcaaattttttcattttgtcaTGTCTAGGATTCAGGCGATTTCTGTATTTAGTTTTATTTGCAAAAAGAGAACTGAATCCTGGCTTGCATTATCATGTCGTTGAAAATGAAATAGATTCATACAAAGCCTTTTGAGATTATTGTGAATACGCTGATGATATCCTAATTATGGATACCTCGAAAAGGATATCACAGTCTTGGAGACGACTGAAGTCGTACATTGTCGATTTAAAGAAGTGGACTGCTGAGAAAAGCTTGACCATAGTACCCGAGAAGAGCACCATTTCATGGATGCGAAGAGGAACACGTTGTGCAGCTAAATGTTCCTATCCTATGAGTGGTTATGATATGGATCTCTCCAAGAGTTTGAATCTACACTACCTTGGAGTAATAGTCAACTGCCGTGGTTCGTACGCCGACCACGTAGCTAAACAGAGGAAGAGGGGCGTTAGAATCCTCAAAAGCTTAACCAGGTTCCATCTGGATCCGGAAACGTGTGTACAGCCAGTCCTCTTGATAAGTATTTACAATACCACAATTCTTCAAAGGGTTGGATGAACgtagaaatatttaatgaatgcttgtataattagaataaaactctcaaacaaaaacaaaggaagatACTTTTGGTTGTAGACCATTGTCCTTCTCATAAAATAACAAACGAATTAAGTATGATAGAAGTTTTATATTTGCCAAAAAACACGACTACTGTGCTTCAACCGATGAATCAAGAAATCATTAGATCATTCAACTGGGTGAAGAAATACTCCAAACGTGCCTTATATACTCATTGTCTAGTCATTTGACTACAACACTACTAAGACTTGTAAGCACATTCTTTGAAATTTCTTAATTGCACGTGAGGATTAACGCCTTCTCTGCTTTCAGTGAAATTATGACTCCGATCATTGTGCATGTATTGACTCTGCTTCATTGTTAGGAGcctgtaaaagaaatatttagtctttttaaaaatattttctgtggaAGACCACGCCAAGTGGAGAGGTAATtagtaatttaataatttttagatTTAACCAATTAATTACTCGTCCGCGAGAGCCCATGTGTGGGATGTAACTGTTGTCGTTACATTTTCAAAGTTGAGGATCGTCTCCTCCGCTGCGAACCCTCGTTCGGCTGCAAACTACGCCGAAAAGATAAAATTGGAAAAGCATTTAACCTTAGCGGACTGCTATCGTGTTTTGCCAATTGCCCTGGAGCCGCGGAAAACGACACTCATTTGTTCATTAATGAGATCGGGTTGTTGATTGcggcaacgcacactgcgtctTTGTCTCTGCTATATAGCTtactcattttctttctgttttaaatagaattaatacataaaaaagaAAGTTTTTGTGGGAATGGGAGGAAAGTTTTTTATGattcaaaagaatataaaagtaCATTGCTTAATATGTCATGCAACGATAAAATCGTCAAAAACCTTCTCTGTCAAAGACATTATAATCTTCACAATTCAATTTATGATACTTATCAAGGCGATTCTAGGAAAAAAAATGTAGATTCTAGTACGCTCTCCCGTTGGCGTCCAACAGTCTACTTTTAGAAGACGAGGCTGTTCGCATCGGAGTGTGTATTCGACTTGGACTTGATATATGCCAACCGAACCGTTGCCGATGTCGTTTTATGATCCCTTCGAACGGATTACACGCTTTGTCCTCTACTTAATGAGATGATTAAGAGGGCATTTGATTCCGCGGGATTCCTGTCTATCCTGGAACCGGTTGGTCTCTTACGAGGTGATGGAAAACGTCTTATTCAGGTGAAATAGGTCTCTCGTTTGGGGCGTGACCTGTGTGGATTCTCTGTCGGAGACGTTTTTGTCCAGGACGGCATGCTCGCCCGGCTATGCTTGCGCGCTTGCGGAGGAAAAGAAACTGTTTAAATACGCTTAGCTTTCGGAGGTTTATAAGTTTGTGCCCGTCTCCTTCGAGACCACTGGCATGGTCGGTAAGGAGGCTGAGAAGTTTTTACGGCTGGTGGGCGAAAAAATCGCATTGAAGACTAATGACCGGAAGTGCGACGAGCTTGCTTTTTCAGCGCGTCTCGGTTTCAATTCTCCGCAAGAACTGCCTCTCGATTTGCAGCGCGTCGTCGTCGGACTGACCTTCAAGTCTGCGAGactctatataattattttcttttttcgttaaacatattttgatttaaaatcattaaataaaaaatcgaatgtttttttaaatattttagccaCAAATCAAATGAAATTAGTTATTTAAAAATTTGTCATTGTATAAGgaagaaattatttaaacatggtctaatttcttttataactattttctagataaaataaaatgatttatgcAATTTTTTGGGTGGTCTTTTCAAAATCGGGTCCTCTCACAAACCGGTGACATaaaattactatttatatattttgtttatatttttaaatcaggTGTCCATTTATCCGACTATGACTTATAATACTTCCGTTAACTACTTCCTCAGTTTTTAATACAGTTCCTATATCTAATAGCAACTTTAGTCTAATTCTAAATGCAATTTTTTTAGATGAGAATTTGTAACAATGTCTGCACGAAGATACTTAATCATGCTAGATTGTGTGTCAAAAGACTAGTAGTGTTTAAAATTAGCGAAAAACTCAAATTTTAAAATGTCGTCTTTTATAGAAAAATTTAATGCGCAACTTTAAGATTTAAATTACCAGATACAACGGATTTACACATGTCTTCTATAGGAAATTCTTTGAAGAGTGGAATCTCTCTAAATTCATTAAATTTGTCGAATTCCTTGAATAAAAACCTATCAGTAATTTAAATATGACTTTATTTTACTCTATTAGACATTTGACTCAACAATAATAAGCAATGTTTCTTCTTATATCGAGCAAAGACATACAAATATTCGGGTttgtaaatgattttaaattattatttattagaagGAATTTTCATTTAAGATTCCACTTGGCCTTATAATTGACGAAATTTCACCAATTTTGATTAAAAAAGTATTGGCacagataaaattaaataatagaaaTCTGCGTTTGATAAACTATACAACAACTTAATGGCATTTAAACAACTtattggaaacaaaattgaaacgtATAATATAATCTAATGATCTTAAAATGTTTAGATTGGTCCAGGAATTTTCAGAGGCTAACGGATTCGAATTATTATTACAAACTCTCGTTTTTCTAATTAGTCAattgtatctataaatatttacttaaaattaGAAAAGCTTCTcaaacaaacaaatcacaaaaGTATCTactggaaaaaaatattaatattctgaacaccaatttaaattcaaaaaatcaaaaaatcgtTGATTGCATATGCATTCTCGTAGATTCACTAGAAGAGATATTTAATAAAACTgtaatttttaaatagatatttttattagTCAAATGTGTTGGAAATCTTAGATGTGccaaatttaattgaaaatttcattaagttTACGATGGTAGGAAACATAAGGTTTAtatgattattttttaaagttctaGGATAACAGCATCTATGgtacaaatattgacaacactTTGCAAAAAACAGAAAGCAACGCATTTTGTAACATCAACAATCATTAAattatacgaagttaaaaataattaatttaaatatataggcTGATTTGGATTCATTTCGATTTGATGTGATATGTCACGTTTTAAAACATGGTGAAATTGATCATATTGTATGTGATGttaaaaataaacttcatttaGAAAGGATTAATCAAATTTGCAGATTTAATACTGAACGAGCAGGCTTTATTTTCTACTAGAATCAAAATTCAATATTATACAAGGATAAatgaatttgaaaaacaaataaacgtATAAAAgctgtttttaaatataatttagagTATGGCTGCTTCATCAGGAAGTAGTCTCAGGACATAtgtcattaaatataataaaagaagggaATACATTGCGAAAAACCAAGTGAAAGTCAGTAATCAAAAAGAACAAATATCTAACATTGAAAGAGAATATTTGAAAGTAAATacatatgaattttattttagtgTTTAATAGTAATTGACGAACTTAAAGGTTataattgatttatatttaaCTTTGCGTAGATCAAATTTTGAATAGACATTCAAAACAGCCAAAAATATTACCTTCAAATCAAAGTTTACAAAACAcaacaataaaatcaaaacattttcagTCTGGAACTCTCCGCAGATCACACCAAGTAGAACAACGTCAACAAGAGCACAGACCTGCTTTTGGTATTGAACgcctaaaatataataatttagcaTCAAACGCTGAAAAAATGTCAAATATTATCTTCAGTAAAAAAATACCTCCCCCTGCCCCATCTTCAGAAAAAAGTTCACGTGCTAGTGATTATATGAATACTTTATCAACATGCTCATCAATGATGAAATCAATCATTTCTTTTGACTCAAAGAACGACGCCTTTGTTCCACCTCCTCCACCCCCGTTTGTTGTAAAGGCGCCAGATTCTTCTAAGGCTTCAGATTCTCCTGTTCCACCTCCTCCCCCACCACTTCAACCAAAACTTCCAGATTCTTCTAACGAAAATGGAACAACACctattcctccacctcctccaaaaATGAGTTGTGTCCCTGGAGTCCCTTTGCCACCAGATccattaaaaataattcaaactcctaaagaaataataattaatgataaagtACCGAAACCATCAAAATCAATGAAACCACTTCATTGGGATGATATTACTAATGAAGAGAATGTTGTTACAATATTTGGAAAAATCGATGAAAGTTCATTTTATAAAGTAATTTTGGATTGTAAATTATATCTTTGTAGAAAATAGATTTGAATTGCCTTACCGATTTGTTTTATGCCCAAGAGGCTGGTGAAATCAAGACAGAATCAAAGAAGgatcaaaatatcgtaaaaagtAACATACTTCCGAAAGATAGACTTCGAAACATTGGTTGGtaaaattttgtctatttttaaagaaattgccAAAAGGTCACTTTCGAATCAGTTGGAGGAAGACTTTAGAGCAATTAATAAGTACtctgattattttaattaaagttttGATTGGAATTACATCAAAATGGATCACCTTGAGGTCATACCCCAACTCATACCAACTGATGAAGAGGTtagattctgtttttattttaagaaatcttTATTCGAATCCTATATCGAAAATCCTTCTACTATTTCTAAACTTTCTGATCAGGAAAAGTTTTTTATTaaggtttttttaatttatgtaataaaatattttctagtttGTTCAAGTAAACAATttggagataaaaataaaatctatactTTTTATGTCTAGTTTTGAAGATAGTTCTAAAACTTTATTGAAAGTAAAGCAACATAATTATATCTTTTCAGAGCATCTCCAGCATGAAAAAGAATATGAATCAAATTGGAAAATCACATAATTTAGCAGAAATTATGaaagtaataatttttaattcaattcaGATTATATTGTGTATCGGAAATTTCATGAATTTTGGAAAAAAGTCATTTCAATCTGGATTTCGTATGAAATCTTTGGACaaggttttaatttatatattttaaatttagctgTACACAATAAAATCTTTTGATCGGCAAGATTCTCTTTTGGACTATTTAGTGAAAATTGTTCACAAATCGTTTAATCACGCATATTCTTTCTATGAAGATTTTCCAGACTTGACAGAAATCATAAATACTGGCTGTAGTGATTACTATTTTACTTTAGCGTCAACTGaagatatttcatttagattcGGAGAACTTGAAAAATCGTACAATATCATAAAAAATCAAAGTTCTATAAACGCAAAGTCAGCTTCAGATAacttaaataaattcataaaaaaatacgACAACGAAattaaatctttaaaagaaaaggtTTCCGAGctaaatgtttgtatttgttaaatGAATCCAATTTAGGAAATGTCAAAGAAACAAATTTCATATTTTGGAGAATCTCCTAATAAGACGGAATTGATTTCCATTTTTTCGAATTTGGACAATTTCATTAGAATGTATAAGGTTATTCCgacttatatataaatcattagatagcaaaagcaaaacacgaattaaatattaatcgaTGCATCAAGGAGGTAGTTTATTATTTTAGTTGACTTTAATAGCCttggaaaaatattaaaaatcgaATAGAAAGTACACCGAAAAAAACTAATGAAGAGAATCCTATGAATTTACttatgaaaagtaaaatatttaaacaaaacatttttataaattataaataattattttttgtagATTTAAAAAGCAAAATCGAAAAGAACGAAAAAACTTAGCCGGAAAATGAGATTTTaacatttttacattctaaacTTTTTGAATTATATTCGAATTGAATTTAAATAACTCTAatactttaattaattttaataatttttgatttatcGAGAGAAAGCACACATAAATTAAATCACTTACTATAAATAAAACCCGTAAGATAAGTGTCTCTTATAAAAACAGAGTTAAACCGTGGAAAAGAACCCTTAAACtagacaaaagaataaaagaactttaTCACCAAATAAGCGTAGATCGTCAGTACCTGCTAGGACCTAGAGAGGAAAGAGGCGAGCTGCCTACCTGAATCACTGTGCGAATAGAGGATATATCCACCAGAAAAAGaagattaataaattaatactTACTTTAAgttctttaaatttatttgtgAGTATCAGACATAATACTAAAAAGCATGCTATTCTGTATGGCATAATTACTACAAATAACCTTACTGATATAAAATAAATCCTAACTCGAATCAAAGTCAtctaaaaatgcatattttttaacaatcgggcaatcaaataaacaattaTAACTGAGTAATCAATGAATTTATGCAAATCCACCAAATAGACCTTAGATTATCCATTTGAATGGAGATAGATTCGATTGTAACAGCAGTACTAACCATCAACTTGATGGCCTCAATAGCTGTCAATAATATAGCACATTTTTGATCTTCATTTGAAAAAATGAAGGAGATCTATATGCATcaacagtaaataaaaaaacaacaaataattttaacaaaaaaatataagcatgaaaaaataactatttaagataataaaatattgaaataattaaataaaaattaaataaattttaatttttgacgGCGAGGATAGCTTACCGTGATTACAATGGGCAACTGGGAATTACGGTTCGAATCCAGTAGAACAGGGGTGGCCAACCGGTCGATCGCGGCATGTTTCGTGGTCGATCGCTCGATATATAAAttgctaattattttttttgtattaaattattataaaaaaaatatttatcaatattaaagTATTTTTCACGTGTCTTGTTATGAGGTGTAACAAAAAGTCcaaatcatataaatttaatGCCAAATGGGAAAAAGACTATATTTTTACGATGCACATGGAAAAATGCACATGTATGCTATGCAATAAAATCATTTCATTACCAAAAAGGGGAAATCTTTGTCGGCATTTTAATTCTTTACATCCCGAGTTCAACAAACACTTTCCTTTAAATTCCTTATTACGGGAAGAGAAAgttgaacaattaaaaaaatctttttttttcacaacatacaattttgaaaaagtttattAATTCGTCCAGATCTGCAACAATTGCATCATTGCGAGTGACTCGTCTCCTCGTAAAACACAAAAAACCTTTCACTGATGGGgaattttaaaatcttgttttttGGAAGCTGCCGATTCACTATTTGATGGtatgaaaaataaacaggaaatttCAAATTGCATCAAAGAGCTTCAGCTCTCAAAACAGTCAATTGTCAGAAGGGCTGAAAGCATTTCTGAAAATCTTCTTTCGCAGTTAAAAAAGGATCTTTACGCATGTTCGTGTTTTTCTCTACAGTTTGACGAATCAAACGATGCTATTGATATCGCCCAACTATGTGTATTTTCCCGTTTAATCTTCCATGATCTAACTGTCAAGGAAGAGTTATTTGCTATTATACCTATGAAAGAAAGAACAActggtgaaaatatttataattctttcaaaACGTTTTTGTTATCATTCGAATTATTACCGTTAATGAAGAAACTTGTATCCATAACAACAGATGGAGCCCCTGCAATGATTGGGAATCAAAATGGATTTATTGCATTTTGTCGGAAAGATGAACATTTTCCGAAATTTTTATCATATCATTGCATCATTCACCAACATGCATTATGTGGGAAAAtgttaaatttcaactatgttaTGGAGACAACAGTTAAAATATTAATTCCATCCGAGCCAAGCCCCTACAAAGAAGATTATTTCGACTTTTTCTAGAACAAGTCGATGCAATCTATGGCGATCTACCTTTACATTGTGACATAAGATGGTTAAGCAAGGGATTAATTCTCAGTCGTTTCAGAGAATTATTATCATACATTAAAGAATTTTctaaagaaaacaacaagaatTGGCATTTTCTTGAAAATCCTGATTGGCTAATAAACTTGGCATTTTTAACCGATATTACCAGCAAACTGAATGAACTCAATTTAGAATTACAGGGAAAGAATAGATATTATCGATATGATCAGTTCAATAAATGCTTTCATAATGAAGTTGGAATTATGGATATCTcaaatcagaaaagaaaattttacccATTTTCCTAACATTGAAGATGAATTCACAAAACAACTTGTGAATAAAAATCATTATGTCAATGAATTTGCTATGGtactagaaaaaataatgaacgaGTTTAATAACAGATTTAGCGATTTCAAGAAAATTACTATATTATGCAGTTTCTTTGTTTCTCCGTTCATGGATGTAGACATCGAAAATATTTCAGAAGAATTTAGCAAGATTTTTGACGTTGATCGAAGAAAAAGtcaaatagaaattataaatctaaaaaaTGACATCACTTTAAAATTACATTCAAATGTCAACATGTGGAAATTATGTCTCAGGAAAAATATCCAATTTTGATTGATTCGTATCAACGAATTCTTTCATGCTTTGGAAGCACATATTTATCCGAAACATCATTTTCaagtatgaaaatgataaaatctcAATACAGGACACGTTTAACGGATGACCATCTTGGGGATTGCATGAGAATAGCAATAAGCTTAACgagccagaatttgaaataatcGCAAGTGAATTACAATGCCAAAAATCgcattaatttttaattgtaaaataaaatttttgatattaaaatatataattcgaTCTCCAAAAAATCGCAAAATGAAAAGTAGCTCGCCGGTGAAAAAGGTTGGCCACCCCTGCAGTAGAATAAGCACAATAAGAAAAGTCGGTGCGAACTTAGACTGCAAGGAAAACTGACCATTTCGTATACTCGTTCAGGACAACTAATTGTAAACCAGACTCACTCCAACACAACCCATCAAGCGCAATACTGCCTGGGAAAAATAAATAGCCCAACCCCATCACATAAACACTCTGGAATCAAGCCAGGGCCAAATTTAAACTGCTCGATTGCTCGACACATGTAATCATGGATTGGTTTGCAATTTTTTAGATTGAAACTATACACCTTATAGACCCTGGCTGTTTTCCATTAAGAGAGACGGGTCACTCCCTCACCGAACTTCAtggggatgtcagaaacaccacAAGAGCATCATTAAGGG
This genomic window from Octopus sinensis unplaced genomic scaffold, ASM634580v1 Contig08735, whole genome shotgun sequence contains:
- the LOC115227900 gene encoding uncharacterized protein LOC115227900, whose translation is MISSINAFIMKLELWISQIRKENFTHFPNIEDEFTKQLVNKNHYVNEFAMVLEKIMNEFNNRFSDFKKITILCSFFVSPFMDVDIENISEEFSKIFDVDRRKSQIEIINLKNDITLKLHSNVNMWKLCLRKNIQF